The nucleotide sequence GACAAAGCGTTGTTAGTGACGCGAATATTTCCCGACCGCCCGGATATCCGTATTCCGGAGCCGAGGGATATGCCGTCAATCGCGTTGGCGTCGATCGCTACGTCCCGGGCGTTCATGAGGTCTATGACGCCCTGACCGAGCGGCATGACCATATTCGCGAAGCGATTCTTCTCTATCCTGATCCCTGAAGCCCCGAGATCCCGACTGCCAATGGCAATCCCGGATCTGACGCGGTGTCCGTCGTCGGCCATATTCTCGAAAGTCAGGTTGCGAATTACGATGTTGGAACTGCCGGACAGGTCGAAACCCTGGCGACCGGAAGCCGCCGAGATGCCGGTTGTTCCGCCGGGGAGCCATGCAACGGCCGTCCGGCGGTCGGGAAGGATCGCAAACTCCTTCGGCTGATCGATGAGATTGGGGTGGCCGCGCAAGGCTAGCCGCGAAGGCCGGTCGGTGTAGAACTGAAGCTTGGCCGGATCGAAGCGGGCGTGATTCCCCTCGAGCCGAGTGACGGGTCGGTAGACGACCCGGTTGGGTTTCACCCACAAGGCGAGCGTCGCGTTGCCGGCGCCGGATATGGCTTTGGCGGCCGCGTTCGGAAGTTCCGCGACACCCTCGCCCAGCCGGGTGCCGTCGGTCGTGAAGAAATTCTCCTCTTCGTCCCTGTAGAAGAAGTCGGCGGGATTGGGCCACTGTGCCGGGTAGAGCGGTCCCTGATTGGTGAAGAGGGCCGCGTTCTCGCCCAGAGGCTGACGGAATGTGATGCGGCTTAGCCGCTGCCACTGCGCGGCGTTTCCGCACTCGGAGCGGCTCCGGCAGCGCCGGACCTCCGCAGCAGGATCGCTCCCGTCCACCACGGCAGGCCTCCCCGCTTCTCCCGAAAAGACGATTGGCTCATCGGTCGTGCCATTTGCGCGCGGCGTGATGCTGCTCCGGTAGCGAACGCCGGCCGCGAAAATGACTTGGTCTCCGGGTCGGAGCGTCGTCTTTGCAGCCCTTCCCTGGGCGCGAGCGTCACCGGGCGCGTGCTTCCAGGCCGAGTCCCGGCTGCGACCGGAGTTGGCATCGTCTCCTTTGTCGTAATCGACGTAATAGGCCGGGGAAGAATTCCGACTGTTGAGGGCTGCAAGAAGCCCTGCTCCTGCGAAAAGGGCGAGTATCAGAGACGCGGCGAGGATGAAAAGCCGCCTCACGGGTCACTCCTGTAGAAGTGGATCGGTCACTGGCCCTCTCATTTGAAATCGGCAGTAGACGATCGCGAGTCCGTACGGACGCTACACGATAGATAACTCGGATGAGCCAGTCCTGACCAGCTTTGTCGGGAGCCGCAGCTGTGCCGTTGCCAGTGGGAAGACGTTGCTTGGTCCTTGGCCGGCTGCACGACATCAGTTAATTCAAGGAATAGGACGGTTGTGGCTGGCCCCTTTTTGCGTCGGACATCTTCGAGTCGGCTTCCGCTCAAGTCCCGCTGCCCGAAAGGCTGCCTGGTATGATCAAATATCCGACCTGCATCGATGGGCAGTTCGCCATCATCGCCCCTTCCCAAGGAGCGAACCATGAAAGCGGGGAGAAATTCACGGCGGAGTTGGCGCTGGCGGGTGGCGTTCGCGTCCGGACGCACGGAGAGCTCGATGTCGTCAGAGTCCTTGATCCGCAGGGAGCGACGATCGGGCTTTTCCTGGGAGATGTCGTCGACAACTCCGTCGGAGCCGTCCTCGATCGTGACTTCGTGCAGGAGGGGCCGAACGACGTCTCCTCAATCGATCCGTGGATCGAACGGAATGTCTATCGATATTCGGGGCGGCACATATTCGTCCTCAGTTGTGCCCACGGCAACCGCATTTACCTGGACGCCGGTGGGATGCTGCCGGTCGTCTACGACAGCTCGAAGCGAGCGGCCGGGTCCACGGCCGCCGCTATTCTCAGCCCCGATGAGTTCGAGGAGAGATTCGATCGGGATCTCTTCGAGACATTGGGAATATTCAGGGATGGCTGGTTTCCGGCCGGACTGACGGCCCACCACGGACTGAATCGGCTGCTGCCCAACTTCTATCTGGATCTCGATACCTGGCTTCCTCACCGGCATTGGCCGCTGCGGCAGATCGAAGCGGATCCAGACCCGCATCGGGTCATCAGAGAGATCGGACAGGAGATACGGCGCAATGTTGCGCCTTATCTGGGAGCCGGAGACCTCTTTCTGGCCCTGACGGGCGGCTACGAAACCAGGCTCATTCTATCGGTTTGTCGGGACATCGCCGACCGAGTCAGGTTCGTATGCTTCTTCAAGACCGAGGGCGATCGTGACCTATTGCTGGCCCAGGCCTTGGCCAGGCGGTTGGGCGTCAAGCTGGATACCCATGAATTCGCCGTCGCATCGGATGATGAGGCGATGGAATGGGTGGCCCGGTCCGGATATTGCGCGGGGGAAGGCCGTTATTCGCATGCGACTTTGAAGAAGCTTTCCGCCGACGCCCATCTGGTGGGCGGAGTCGCCGGCGAGGTTGGCCGCGGCTTCTTCTGGAGGCCAAAGGATGATTCGACGCGCCGGCTCACGGCAGCCGATATCGTATCGAGGATGGCCCTCCCGCGGGCGACCGCCGTGGACACCGCCGTCAGTCAATGGCACCAGACCGTGGAAGACTTCGATCCGCTGCTGCAGTTGGATCTGGCCTATCTGGAGTTGCGCGTCAGTTGCTGGGCCGCGGTCCAGGCCTATTCCACGCTGAAACCGCGCCGCGTCTATCCGCTCGTCTCCCGGAGGATCTTCACCGGGATGCTTATGCTCCCTCCCGACTGGCGGCGCGACGAGCGGTGGATCAGGGAGGCGATACGGGACTCCTGGCCGGAAGCCCTCGACGTCCCGTTCAACAGCCTTGGAGTCGTCAAGGACAATTTGCTCTTGATTCGGCGTGCTGCAAGTCGGCCGGGATTGATCGTGAGGCGGATTAAACGAAAGTTCCTTTAGTTCGGCGGTGACGCCTTACCGTTGTTCGTGGATGAACGACTTCAGTCGATCCACCAACTGGTCCCTTCGCTGGCACGTTTCGCTCATGCAGGCAGGGACCAGATCCGTTCGGACGAGGTAGTTTTCGAGCTCCTGGTCATCCATCGCCACATAGATGCCTTCAATCCCCGCAAGCGCGCGCGCGGTCGCCATTTGGTGATCGTTTCTGTGCTCGCCCAGCGCCGCCCGGCGAGGGTAGAGGATCACGGGTTTGGATCGGGTTTGCGCCGTGATGATGGTGCCGATCCCCGCATGCCCGACGATCACCGACGCCATAGTGGCGAGGTCGGCGAACTCGGCGGGAGCGAAGAAGGCCTGGTGACGGATATGCGGCGCCGAGCAGGAAGCGTCTGCCGTCTGCGCGACAATATCGAGCCGATGCCTCTCGGCGGCTCTAGACAATGCATCGACGAGGCGGGGAAAGGGTAGCTGCGTCCCGACGGTCGCGAAGATCACAAGACGGCGCCTGAATAGTCCGCTCCGGCCGCCCGAGCGACGTCCGGCCACTGCGAGAGCCAAAGGTCACTGTGCCGACCTGCCGTCTGCCCCGCGAGGGACATCTCTTCTGCGTTGGCGATGCTGTCGATCCAGACCGTCCGGATTCCGAACCTCCTGGCGATCATCAAGGCGAGAAGACCCGGAAGCGCGCCTGTGGTCACGACGATGTCGGGCCTTATCCTCATCAGCAGGCGGAACAGCGAAAAAGCCGAATAAAGTATCCGCAGCTTCTCATCACGATTGCAGTCCGGGATGAGATGGGCGTTCGACAAGCGAGAATGGTCGGCCAGCCCTTCGAGCGTAGTCGCGTAATGAACGTCGCAGCCGCTGAACGCCGGCTGGAGTATCAAAAGCTGCTCCCAGTGTCCGCCTCCCGAGGCGATCGCAAGAATTCGCCGGGTGCGATACTCGCTCACCCCTTTTTCCTCCCTGGCAATCACCTTTTTAATAGGTTGAATCGCACGAAAGGCACAATTGCTCCCGCGGAGCTGTGCCGCTCCTGAACAAACGCGTGCGGAGCGTCTCCGACCGCTTTCTTCTTCATTGACACGCCCGGTGTGCGCTGCCACTTCCTTGAGAAGTAAACTCTTTTCTTGCTTAGTGATTTGCCGAGCTCGCAAGCCTCTTATGGCGACCGCCCAAGAGCGAGGCGCCGGTCGACAATAGTCGTCGACCGGGGCAGGTCAGCTCTAACGGCCGCACGTGGATCTGGCGCCCTTCGACAATAGTTGCTGAACGGAGGACCAGAGTTGCCCCTTCCGCCTGTCAGGGTCGGCCTTCTCTGGCACTCTTTGCGGTCGGGAAATCTTGGCGTCGTCGCGCTTACCTTGGCCAATATGCAGATCGTCCGGGAGGTCGCGCAGGAACTCGGCTTCGAACCGCATTTCACATTGATCGGGATGCGCGATCCGGCCTCGCCGACGGAAGAGGCGAGCGACCTCCAGGTTTTCGACGTGACGTCCGGATCGTTGATCAATCCGCGTGGACTTTGGGCGTGCATCCGCGCTCAGGATTGCGTCATCGATATCGGGGCAGGAGACAGCTTCGCCGAAATATATGGCGCCAAGCGTTTCACCTATCTGTGCACCAGCAAGCTCATGACGGTGATGGCCGACAAGCCGCTCCTTCTGGCTCCGCAGACGATCGGGCCCTTTACGTCTCCGCTGTATAAAGGGCTGGCGCGGATCGCGCTCAATCGAGCCGTTTCGGTGCTGGCGCGCGACCGCCAATCCCTCTCGGCGGCGCAAAGCATCTGCCCGGGCGGGTGCAACGGGCTTGCGACCGATGTCGCCTTCGCCCTGCCTTATGCGCCGTGGAGCGGGGCGGCGCGGGCGAGGCCGGCCATCGGCATCAACGTATCCGGCCTTCTCTATCGTGATGCCCAGGCCGGAGTGAACCGTTTCGGCCTCGATTACGACTATGTCGAACTGACCCAGTCGCTGATCCGAAAAATGCTCGACGACAAGGGCGCGGAAGTTCATTTGATTGCGCATGTCCGCTCTCCCGAAACTCCCGAGGATGACGACAGCACCGTCTGCGACGAGATCGCGCGGCAATATCCGGATACGATCAAGGCGCCGCATTTCGCCGGCCCCTCCGAGGCGAAGTCCTATATGTCCGGGCTGGATCTTGTCGTGGGCGCGCGGATGCACGCCTGCATCGGCGCGTTTTCGGCCGGGGTTCCCGTTATTCCGATCGCCTACAGCCGCAAATTCGACGGACTGTTCGGCACACTCGGCTATGGGAGACTGGTTCGGGCGCAGGGCATGGGCACCGACGAAGCACTCGGCTACATTCTTGGTTCTTTCGACGCGCGGGCGGAGATCAAGCAGGAGATCGCCGACGCGGCCTCACGAGTCGACAGCTTCCTCTCCGTGTATCGTGCGGAGCTCAGGAAGCTGTTCGGAATGATCGGCGGATGATGCTGCGAGCGGGCTCCGACACCGCCGACCGCGTCGTGCGTGCCGGCCTGTGCAGCGGCTGCGGCCTCTGCGCCTCGCTCGCGGGCGGACAGATGGAGGTTGCCGAGTCGGGCTATAACCGCCCTGCACCCGCGCCCCCGGTCAGTCCGGCGACGGACAGGCTGATTGCCGCCGCCTGTCCCGGCTCTGTCGTCGCGCCGTGGCATGATGCGCCCATCGTCGACCCGCTATGGGGCCCCTGTCGCCAGGTCCTCACGGGTCACTCGGCCGACGAAGAACTCCGGCATCAGGCGTCGTCCGGTGGCGCCTTGAGCGCATTGCTCCTGTTGGCGCTCGACACAGGGCGCATCGATCATGTCATCCAGGTTACGGCCGATCCTGACAGGCCGACGCGCAACATCATCAAGATATCACGCAGCAGGGAAGAGATCGTCGAGGCCTCGGGTTCTCGATACGCGGCCTCATCGCCGCTCGAGCGGATAATGGATTTGGCGCGCGGGGAAGGGCGGGCGGCGTTCGTCGGAAAACCCTGCGATGCCTCGGCGCTGAGACTGCTCTGCAATTCGGATAAGGACCTGCGCGAGCGGATACCCCTTGTGCTCTCCTTCTTCTGCGCCGGAATTCCGAGCGACTCGGGGGTGCGCGGGATCCTGCGGGAGATGCAGATCGCCGAATCCGATCTGAAGGAATTTCGCTATCGTGGCTTGGGGTGGCCCGGTCAGGCGAGGGCCAGGACCCACGACGGGCGGATAGCTGAGATGAGCTATGAACGCAGTTGGGGCGAATATCTGGCGAGAGAAGTCCAATTCCGGTGCAAGATCTGTCCGGACGCCGTGGGTGGTGTTGCGGATGTCGCCTGTGGCGATGCATGGTATGGAAGTGAGAAGGGCTATCCGGTATTTAAGGAAGAGCAGGGCCGTAGTCTTGTAATAACCAGAACAGCCGTTGGAGACGAGTTGATCGATGCCGCGCTCAGATCTGGTTACCTCAACGCGTCTCAATTGCCGATCGAGGATCTCATTTTGATGCAGCCGTCGCAGGCGCGTCGAAAAAGTGTCGTGGGTGCGCGCATGGCTGCGCTTCGGGCCACTCGCCATCCTGCCCCCTTGGTTGATGGGCTGGAGGTGAAGGCGGCCGCGGAGCAGGCGTCACTCTGGCAGAGAGGCCGTAATTTCCTTGGAACGATCTGGAGAGTGACGCGCGGTAAAGTCTGAAGTCCGGGCGAGCCGCGTTTTGTGGATGGGGGTGCTTGTGGCTCGATACGGCATATTGACCTGCGGCTTGCTCGGAATTGCTGGATCGCATGGCGCGGCCTTTGCCCAGACCGTGCCGCTGAACTATTCGGTCAATCTAGACCTTCTCTACGACAGCAACATCGCGCGCGTCAGCGAGGAAGCCGCAGCCGCACGAGGCATCGAGCGCGAGGACCTGCGAATCACGCCGGCCTTGAGCATCACTCTCAACCTCCCCCGTGGACGCCACACGGCCTCTGCGAACGCGAACTTGGGTTACGACTTTTACCTCAGGAACCCACGACTGGATCGCGAGCGGCTCAGCGCTACGGCTGGGCTCAATTCCGACTGGGGAAGGTGCGATACCTCCGTGAACGCCGGCTTCGAACGCCGACAGACCGAGTTCGAGGACATCGTCGCGGGCCCGCTGGATAATACGATGACCAAATGGTCGGCGTCAGCTGGATTGAGTTGTCCTAGGCCGGCCGGATTCTACCCAGGGGTGAGGGCGTCGATCGAGTCGGCCCGCAATGACCGGGAGGCGCGGCAGGATGCTGACTATGACTATGACCGTGTGGAGGGCTTTCTAGCCTATGCACGACCGTCTCTCGGAGAGGCGGTGGTGTTCGCCTCGCGTGGCTCGATCAACTTCCCGGAACGCGAAATCGATGTCGGGGGGCTTCCCGTTCAGGATGAGGTGCAGACGACGGAAGTCGGCGGCCGGTTCTCGCGCGAGCTGGGCTCCCTTGTCCGCGGCTCCGTGCAGGTATCCTACACCTGGGTGGATCGGAGCAATCCCATCATAGAGGATTTCAACGGTCTCACACTGGCCGCGACATTGCGGATCCGGCCCGAGGGACGGCTCCGGGGAACCCTTTTTGCAGAACGGGCCGTCAGGCCGACGAGCCGGGTCGGCGTCAGCTATTCCGTGGCCGAGACCTATAGGGCCGACCTGCAGTACGACCTGACCTCGTCTACCGTCCTGACCAGCGGAACCTCGCTACGCCGGAGGGAGTTCGTCTTCGCCGGACCGAACTTCGCCGGGTCGCCGTCGACGGAAGACATCGTCAGCGCCTTTGCGAGCGTTCGGACGAACATTCGCAGCCGCATTTTCCTTGGGGTTGAAGTCCTGTGGGAGCGGCGCGACGCCGACTTGTCCCTTTTCGATTACACCAGCGTGAGATTTGGTATAACTTCTAAGTGGTTGTTCGGATGAACCAGGAGTGGTCACATGAACAAGGCCTTGAAGTCGATTGGGGCGGCACTCACCTTCTTCTGCGGTAGCCTTGTCGGGTTCGTCCCGGCGCCCGCACAACCCTCGGCAACGATCCAGGAATATATCCTCGGACCGGGAGATGTCGTCGAAGTAAAGGTCCTCGGCCGGGAAGACTTTAATACGCGAACCCGGGTGAGGGAGGATGGCGCCATTCTGCTCCCCCTTATCGGCGAGGTTGCTGCCACCGGCCAATCGCCGATCGGGCTGAGCGAACTCGTCGGCAACCGGCTGCGCAGCGAAGGCTACTTTCCCAATCCGGTCGTGAGCGTGGACGTCGTCTCCTATGCCAGCCGATACGTGACGGTTCTTGGCTCCGTCTCGCAACCCGGGCTGGTCCCCGTCGACCGGGCCTACAAGCTTTCTGAAATCCTCGCCCGCGTCGGCGGCGTCCGCGAGGGGAGCGCCGACTATATCATCGTGCGCCCGGAGAACGGACCGGAAGCGCGCTACGCCATCGAGACGCTCGCCATCGGCGATTCCGCTCAGGACCCGGTCGTATCGCCGGGTGACAAGCTCTACGTTCCCGAGGCCGAGGTGTTCTACATCTATGGGCAGGTGAACAGCCCAGGCGAATACCCGCTCATGTCCGAACCGAACCTGCGCAAGGCGCTGGCGCTCGGCGGCGGCCTCTCGCTCGCGGGGACCCACAAGCGGATCAGGATCGTCCGCGACGGCAAGGTCATGAACGTTAGCGATCTCAGGACGGAGATCCGCCCGGACGATATCATTTTCGTCAGAGAGCGGCTCTTCTAGTCCCGGCAAGGAGCGCAAGCACATGAGCCTCTTTCAATTCCTGGCGATCCTCTGGGCGCGGCGTCTGATGATCGTGCTCTGCACCGTTGCTGCAGTTGTTGCTGCGTTCATCGTCAGCCTCACGCTGACACCCCAGTATCAGGCAAGCTCCCGGCTCATGCTTTCGCCTTCCAATCCTGACCCGATAACGGGCGAGATGATCCCGAGCGCGCAGACAAAGGGGTTCATGGGGACCCAAACCGAATTGGTCCGTGACTACCGCGTAGCCGGGCTGGCGGTGGAGAAGCTCGGCTGGCTCGACAATCCCAATCTTCAGCGTGAATATGCCAGCGAACCCCGCGCGACGGATTTTCGACGCTGGCTCGCTCAACGGGTCATCGACAGCACGTCGGCTTTTGTCGTCGGCGGCAGCAACGTGCTCGAGATCGCCTATACCGATCCGTCGCCGCAAGTCGCCCGGGCCGGCGCCGACGCCGTTCGTGAAGCCTATGAGGAAGCGAGCGTCCTGCTCCGGCGCCAGCGGGCGCTTGCTGCCTCACAATGGTATCGGGAACAGGCCGAGCAGGCGCGCGTCGAGCTTGCGAACGCTGATCGGATAAAGACTCGGTTCGAGCGTGCAAACGGCCTCGTTTTCGAAGGCGGCGTCGACCTCGAAACGCTACGCCTACAGGTGATGGCGGGTCAGCCGCCGATGGTGACCGTCAGCAATCCCGCAGCGGTGGCTCCGAGCGCCGGGCAATTGGCCGAGGTGGACGCTGCCATTGCCTCCTCCTCGCGGACGCTTGGGCCCAATCACCCGGAGATGCAGGAACTCCAGATGCGCCGCGCCGCGCTGGCGCGACAGGTCGCGCTCGAGCAAGCGAATGCGGGAGGGGGTGGATCAATGACGGCATCGCAGAACCGGTTGCTCGACCAGCAGCGCCAGCGGGTCATGGCCAACCGAGGCAATCTGGAACGTCTGAGGCAGCTTCAAACCCAGGTCGATGTGCGCCGTGAGCAATATGTCCGGGCCGCAACCCGGGCCGCGGAATTCAGAAGGGAGGCCGAGGTGACCGAAACGGGCGCCACCCGGCTGGGCGGGGCGGTTTTGCCCACCAAGCCGATCTCCCCCAACCGCCCCTTGATCATTCTTGGCGCTCTCGGGTTCGGTCTGGGGATGGGCGTGCTGCTGGCGCTGCTCACGGAGATGCTGGGGCGTCGCGTCCGGACCGTCAAAGACCTCAACGACGCCGTCGAAGCCCCGCTGCTGGCGGTCGTGATCGGACCTGGCACCGGAGGTGGGCCTGGGCGCCCGCTCTTGCGGGCGCCGGAGCAATGAAACCCTGCATCGGCCAGCCGATGCTCGTCCACCGACGTGGTGAGGTGACGTAATGCTACTCGACGATGTTCCGGCCGAAGCTACGGGATCCTTCAGCGCCATACCGGAGGTCATTGCGCTGCATGATCCCACGGGAGTGGAGGCCGAGTCGATACGAGCTCTTCGAACGAAGTTGATCTCCCAGGTCTCCCCGGACAACCCGCTGATGCTGGCCGTGTGCGGCCCGAACCGAGGGGCGGGGTCGACCTTCGTCGCGGTCAATCTGGCCGTAGCCACGGCTCAGGCGGGTATTAGGACTCTGCTGATCGATGCCGACATGCGGGAGCCGGGCGTCCAGGACATGATCATTCCGTCCGAGCCGCTGCCCGGCCTCCAGCAGTATCTCAGGTCGGAAGCCGATGCCCGGGCGGTGATCCAGGAAGACGTTCAGCCGGATCTCTCGATACTCTACGCCGGGGGAGCGGCGGACCAGCCTCAGGAACTCCTGTCGAGCAACCGGTTCAAAGATTTGCTGAAGCTTGCCTATCGCGAGTACGACCTGACGATCGTGGATACGCCTCCGGCGAACAAGTCCGCCGACAGCCGCCTCATATCCGCTGTCACCATGGTCAGCCTGGTGGTGGCGCGCTGCCACCACACCTTCGTCGACGACGTTAAGACGCTTGCTGCGGAACTGGCGCAGAACGACGCCCGCATCGTGGGGACGATTCTCAACGACTATTGAGTGCCCTTATCGCGAGCAGGGCAGCGGTGGCCGACTGGATCAGTCCGTCAGCTCGTAACCAAAGGCGCGCAGGTCGACGGGACAGAATTGCTGCAGGGCCCGGTTGGAGTCGGCGAAACGGCCCTTGAATGCCTTGTCGATGAACGTCCAAAGCTTCTCTTCCTGGCGCCTGAAGAAGAGGCGCTGCCTGTGCCCCACGGCGACGATCGAGCGTGCGAGAAGCGGAGCCTCGAAGAGGCATCCCGAATCCAGCGAGCGTTGCCAGAAATGATTGGCAAGGCGGTAAAAGGGAGCGGCCGCAGCCGGCGGCGACTTGCCGATCCGGCGCGCCGGGATCGACAGATCGGGAACGGAGCTTCCGGACCCGGCCGCGTGCTTCCACAGCAGATCAAGGAATGCTCCCATGTCCGCTGCGAGAAGCTCCTGGGGAAGCACGAGCACGCTTTGGGCGGAAAAAAGCTCGGCATACAGCTCAGCCACCCGCGAATATTCGAGATGTTTGGCGTCGAAGCCGAAATAGCCGGGGATCGGCTCGGGGCGGTAGAACTGCTCGAAATGCCGCGTCCCACCCGCCTTCAGATACTGCATGTACAAGGAGGCCAGCATCGATCGCTGGGCTCTCACGGTAAGAACTATCCTTGCTTCGCCGAAGATGAGCTTGAGCCGGTGGGCGATGGTGGCGCTGTCCCGGGCACCCAGAAGCGGATTGCCACTGAGGATCTCGGACGACAGGACGTCCAAGCGCCCCGACTGCGATTGATCGAGGAACTCGCTCGCCAGCTTCTGGGCCGGCCCGGCATCGAACTCGAGATCGTGGGGGCGAACGACCAGCTCATCGAGGGTTTCGTGCGCCCAGAGGCTGCGAAAATGCCGAGTGTCGCTGAAGACTGCCTTCTGCAGAAAGGTCGTGCCCGTCTTGTGGAAGCCAGGATGGATCAACATGCCGCACTGCCTTCGCTTGCTGCCGTCTCCGAGGCATCTTGCCGTGCGCTGCGTCCGATCAGGCGCACGCCGATCACCCGGCGCACGATGATCGCGGCGGCGATACGGCGGACGAGGGCGGTCGCGGCCAAGGCGATGGCTGCTCCCTCCGCCCCCCAAACCGGCGTCAGGAGAACGCAAAGAACAGCGGCCAAGACGTTTGATCCGAGATTATAGGCTAGGTTCAGTTTCTCATGGCGCGCCATGATGATGATCAGGCCGACCGGACCGAGCAGAAGGTTGAGGAACTGGCCGGCAGCCAGAATACGCAAGGTCGACGCGCCGACCAGGAACTCGGCGCCGAAGAAGCTGAGGACGAGCTCCGGCCATATCATGACCAGAAACAGAAGCGGGAATCCCGACGCTCCCATTGCGAGCGACGATTTGCGCGCCAGCGTGGCAACTCTCCCGAAATTGCGCTCGTGCAGGTCCGCCGCAAAATGCGGACCCATGATCGACTGGAACGCAAGGTTGATGAGGGTGAAAAGCCCCGCGATCTGGAAGGATATCCTGAATATGCCGGCGCCCGCGGGCCCATAATGGGCGGAGACGGTGAAGACGGCCAACCATTCCAGGAAATAGGTGCTCATGCCGGCGGCAAAGAGCAGAAGCCCGGATTTCAGCATCGGCTCGGGGACCGGCGAGCGTCCGACCGGCTTCAGCATCCGAACGAGGGCATAGCCGCCGATCCCGGCGGCAAGAACCCACCCCATCGACTGATAGGCCGTGGCCCACACGGCCGTGCGAGCGCCGCCGGCGAATACCGTCAGGGCAAGCGCAATGATCGCAGCGCTTGCCCCGACCGGGCCGATTATGAACTGGGAAAGCGGAACCCTGCCCAAGCCGCGCAGGGCTGCCGACGCGATTCTGGCGATCGCAAGCGCCGGCACGGCAATCGCGGCGAGAGCGAAATAAGGGCCGGCTTCGTGGGAGTCCGCCACGATCGTCGAGAGCAGGTTGCGCGCGAGAAGGACCCCTAGCGCGAGAATGAGAGCAAGGGATCCCACCAGGACGAAGACGCGCTTGACCGCGGCTTTCGATCTGTCGAGGGATCCTTGTCGCTGATGGATCGCCACGGCGCGGACCAGGACATTATCCAACCCGAGCACGGCAAACGACGCTACCATGACGGTCGTCGTCACCGCCGCCGCTACCAGCCCGGCCCCCGCGGCACCGTAATGACGGGCGATGAACCAGTTGAGCAGGAAGGCGACGGCCGCGCCGGCGATCTTGATGCTGAATGCCACCGCCAGCTCGAGTCGCACGCCTGACAGCCGGAAAGCCCTCACGCGGTATGAATCGAACCTGTTCATGAGCGGCGGAGTCCAAAAGAACGGGCGGCTAGCGCCAATCGTCCGGTCACGCGATGAGTTCCGTCGGCCTGCGTTGTGGTTTGCGAGGAGGCGACACGCCCCCTACGCCTCGTGAGCTTGCACTGAACTGGTATCGGCACGTGCGACGCCTGGGCCCCGATAGGCGTCTCGAGCGGTGGCCAACCAGAGATAAAGCGGCACCGCAATGTCGAGGAACTGATAGGATTTGCCGAACCGGTCCTGCCTAGCTTCGAGGAGTATGCCCTCCGAAGCAAGCTGATCGATCGCGGCCGTGCCTGCGGCCGTCGTGCTTTCGGCCTCGGTCACCGCGGCCAGGTTGCGTGCGGTAAAT is from Sphingosinicella humi and encodes:
- a CDS encoding right-handed parallel beta-helix repeat-containing protein, which encodes MRRLFILAASLILALFAGAGLLAALNSRNSSPAYYVDYDKGDDANSGRSRDSAWKHAPGDARAQGRAAKTTLRPGDQVIFAAGVRYRSSITPRANGTTDEPIVFSGEAGRPAVVDGSDPAAEVRRCRSRSECGNAAQWQRLSRITFRQPLGENAALFTNQGPLYPAQWPNPADFFYRDEEENFFTTDGTRLGEGVAELPNAAAKAISGAGNATLALWVKPNRVVYRPVTRLEGNHARFDPAKLQFYTDRPSRLALRGHPNLIDQPKEFAILPDRRTAVAWLPGGTTGISAASGRQGFDLSGSSNIVIRNLTFENMADDGHRVRSGIAIGSRDLGASGIRIEKNRFANMVMPLGQGVIDLMNARDVAIDANAIDGISLGSGIRISGRSGNIRVTNNALSKIGRTGIMLMGTDGAVVTGNVIEDVRGVHGNGFSAYSNSRNIEFAFNTVTNAKQAATLRKSENIRIANNFLSGTSGAIGVLVSWGNNRNLTVSRNIIFGGRNALRLSSHDVGVEISANIIDGWVTTGGTSSGWEVHGNAFTRLSHQQKRQVDGGWQAESLRAVVASLGNGRPPAAICNVINRPGAVANDRRGGRIGARLACE
- a CDS encoding glycosyltransferase, with translation MIFATVGTQLPFPRLVDALSRAAERHRLDIVAQTADASCSAPHIRHQAFFAPAEFADLATMASVIVGHAGIGTIITAQTRSKPVILYPRRAALGEHRNDHQMATARALAGIEGIYVAMDDQELENYLVRTDLVPACMSETCQRRDQLVDRLKSFIHEQR
- a CDS encoding polysaccharide pyruvyl transferase family protein, translating into MRSGNLGVVALTLANMQIVREVAQELGFEPHFTLIGMRDPASPTEEASDLQVFDVTSGSLINPRGLWACIRAQDCVIDIGAGDSFAEIYGAKRFTYLCTSKLMTVMADKPLLLAPQTIGPFTSPLYKGLARIALNRAVSVLARDRQSLSAAQSICPGGCNGLATDVAFALPYAPWSGAARARPAIGINVSGLLYRDAQAGVNRFGLDYDYVELTQSLIRKMLDDKGAEVHLIAHVRSPETPEDDDSTVCDEIARQYPDTIKAPHFAGPSEAKSYMSGLDLVVGARMHACIGAFSAGVPVIPIAYSRKFDGLFGTLGYGRLVRAQGMGTDEALGYILGSFDARAEIKQEIADAASRVDSFLSVYRAELRKLFGMIGG
- a CDS encoding Coenzyme F420 hydrogenase/dehydrogenase, beta subunit C-terminal domain → MMLRAGSDTADRVVRAGLCSGCGLCASLAGGQMEVAESGYNRPAPAPPVSPATDRLIAAACPGSVVAPWHDAPIVDPLWGPCRQVLTGHSADEELRHQASSGGALSALLLLALDTGRIDHVIQVTADPDRPTRNIIKISRSREEIVEASGSRYAASSPLERIMDLARGEGRAAFVGKPCDASALRLLCNSDKDLRERIPLVLSFFCAGIPSDSGVRGILREMQIAESDLKEFRYRGLGWPGQARARTHDGRIAEMSYERSWGEYLAREVQFRCKICPDAVGGVADVACGDAWYGSEKGYPVFKEEQGRSLVITRTAVGDELIDAALRSGYLNASQLPIEDLILMQPSQARRKSVVGARMAALRATRHPAPLVDGLEVKAAAEQASLWQRGRNFLGTIWRVTRGKV
- a CDS encoding outer membrane beta-barrel protein; protein product: MLGIAGSHGAAFAQTVPLNYSVNLDLLYDSNIARVSEEAAAARGIEREDLRITPALSITLNLPRGRHTASANANLGYDFYLRNPRLDRERLSATAGLNSDWGRCDTSVNAGFERRQTEFEDIVAGPLDNTMTKWSASAGLSCPRPAGFYPGVRASIESARNDREARQDADYDYDRVEGFLAYARPSLGEAVVFASRGSINFPEREIDVGGLPVQDEVQTTEVGGRFSRELGSLVRGSVQVSYTWVDRSNPIIEDFNGLTLAATLRIRPEGRLRGTLFAERAVRPTSRVGVSYSVAETYRADLQYDLTSSTVLTSGTSLRRREFVFAGPNFAGSPSTEDIVSAFASVRTNIRSRIFLGVEVLWERRDADLSLFDYTSVRFGITSKWLFG
- a CDS encoding polysaccharide biosynthesis/export family protein produces the protein MNKALKSIGAALTFFCGSLVGFVPAPAQPSATIQEYILGPGDVVEVKVLGREDFNTRTRVREDGAILLPLIGEVAATGQSPIGLSELVGNRLRSEGYFPNPVVSVDVVSYASRYVTVLGSVSQPGLVPVDRAYKLSEILARVGGVREGSADYIIVRPENGPEARYAIETLAIGDSAQDPVVSPGDKLYVPEAEVFYIYGQVNSPGEYPLMSEPNLRKALALGGGLSLAGTHKRIRIVRDGKVMNVSDLRTEIRPDDIIFVRERLF